From the Streptomyces pluripotens genome, one window contains:
- a CDS encoding non-ribosomal peptide synthetase encodes MSVHEHERRPLSAAQEGLWFAGRLAPQAAAYNTGEYVEIHGPIDPSLFEAALRRTVAEADTFALRFTDTPDGPRCAQAAAPDDWPLHRVDVSAEPDPGTAAEDWIRQDLTVPVGLTSGPPFSHALITLAADRFIWFLKAHHIVLDGYSYKLVARRLAETYTALAAGREPEPAGFEPVDRLKAEEAAYIASERHARDREHWGARLAELPDPVRLAGRSAPPEAPFLRSTHDLTPDETDALAAAAGRLRVSRTDLLVAAITAYVHRMTGAEDLVLGLATMSRLGSAALRTPGTASDVLPLRVTAHPTSSVGDLTKTVAEELRALRRHQQYRGEFLRRDLGLLGAGRRLHGPVVNIVPFSEDLVFAGHPTTSHHLSGGAVDDLQISVRPAAEAGGLWLAFDANPAVYQQRELDTHLERFRHVLHHLAKAPAQLPLAEIALLLPGEEPETAPARTYSITTTLTRRFEEQAARVPHAPAVTFEGESLEYTRLNTEANRLARLLVERGAGPGRVVALALPRGIRLVVALLAVLKTGAAYLPLDTGHPAERLRLVTEDVLPTVLVTDTDTVGTLPVLPVPTVVMDAAQTADALSGRPGGNLTDAERTGPTGPGDIAYIIHTSGSTGRPKGVPVPHANVLRLFASSAEHFAFGEGDTWTLFHSYAFDFSVWEIWGPLLHGGRLVVVPHSVSRSPREFLTLLRAERVTVLNQTPSAFEQLMQADLDGEPGAPALRYVVFGGEALQPQRLRPWADRYGLDAPELINMYGITETTVHVTFQRLTRAHLDDPRRPSVIGAPLADLCVHLLDAAGKPVPPGVTGEMYVSGAGLAPGYLGRPELTAERFVDDPFGPPGSRMYRTGDLARRTPDGILEYVGRADEQVKIRGFRIEPGEVQAVLAEHTGVARAAVVARPGADGDAQLVAYAVPADGHRPRPAELRTHLAERLPGHMVPAACVLLDALPLTANGKLDVRALPEPEFTDAAAGQRPSTPEQALVCRLFAEVLRLPADAVGVSGNFFDLGGHSLLAVRLLARLHAETGRELPISVLFDTPTPAALAVRLAEEAGRAPRLPALDARERPARVPLSFAQERMWFLNRLDGSAATYNIPLAVPLEHEVDVTALRAALADVVDRHESLRTVFVDDGQAARQRILPPGRTRPELRIVDCPAEEVAAQVTAAARHPFDLTRDGALWAALVGTGSTRTLLLVLHHSAADGWSLRPLADDLSDAYEARREGRVPHGKPLPVQYADYALWQREALSAALDGPGRLAQLTAFWRKALAGLPAETTLPADRPRPAVRASEGAHVTASVGAPVHRGLLRLAESEDVTLFMVLHAAVGALLCRWGAGDDLAIGTPVAGRSEPALDDVIGLIANTLVLRTDVSGDPDFPELLARTRRFDLAALDHQELPFDLLVDALNPPRHPGRHPLFQVMLALQNNEPAVLRLGGQHAALRPTATGTAKFDLFVDVLERRDEHGAPKGLDLHVEYATDLFLAETAAGFTEALSAVLEVVCADRAVRVSTLPAPPPRVAAGQPGAQDDLATRALGVSGVRDAVALAPDALYVVPGRGGVADQVEQAFAGARVTAVNALPRTPDGALDSDALRALPLVDGTEAVHWKQEFAGLTGVREAAVQVEEIPEELGRIHTGPARTAAHEEPEAPLPTGSVPALSEGSPLPEPSVSTWAQALTRAAAAGPHGEIVHVRADGSETRRSYDSLAEEASRVLAGLRRQGLRPGDQVILQCSDTEDFVAVLWGCILGGFVAVPLTVPGSYAVPSAAVTKLEGIWRMLHRPWIVASPADAAGLRALADRDAWPDLRLTTADALREAPEDHDWHRARPDDLILMLMTSGSTGLPKAVRVTHRGVLTRSAATEAMNRLSQHDVSLNWIPLDHVTGVVMFHLRDVYLGCRQVHAPTSWILQDPLRWADLADRHRVTVTWAPNFAFGLFAEQAHRFAGRTWDLSPMRLVMNAGEVVVASAARRFLHVLRPFGLPQDVMHPGWGMSETCSVVTDSVLPDQAPDHDESFVSCGLPYPGFAMRITGDRDTLLTEGEVGRLQVRGTSVTPGYHDNAKANAESFTGDGWFDTGDLAFLRDGELYITGRAKDVIIVNGVNHYSHEIEACVEELSCVVRSFTAAVAVRSDPSATTDELALFFRLAEGEDPATALREIGGKVTRENGVSPAFLVPVVAEDIPKTEIGKIQRTKLRKSFEAGDFDEAVRAAQLLLGTAATLPDWFLRPVWQRADALHPPLPARGRHTLVLGDSVTAVDIVERLRTSGGLCTLAAEGPAYERIDAATYRVGPDGFGSLLDALAGDERTPDAVLYLAAASAEPAETLLALARALIGRHDPHRPLPLLFATSGAQAVTAQDRPGWTHATAVGLLKSLREEQPWLRPVHVDLPPGGAPDAGVLLTEAASTPVDTEVAYRNGQRYVRRLAPLPDPLPSRTPPADAGFHLVTGGLGGVGTELAEHLLKTPGAKVLLLGRSASGEPGRWGGPGNVRYAAADVTDAAQVRSAVREAAEAWGVPLTSVLHLAGTFDERPVHDLDPIGWRAALEAKVRGALILHQIAAEHPVDSFILFSSVNGYFGGAMNAAYAAANAFLDALAVHRRSLGLPGQSLAWSMWRERGMSRGYGLAPLTEARGYRVLDPAAALRSFDFARSLDEPHLLIGADRTAPWVRSHVVAPVRQVRRLAARVALDEGTDLGALYLAATRGAPAGTRVLRSAGTAQQRSAGAEDGQDLQQLEALLADVWCTVLGRDRVDRDENFFDLGGNSLLLVGAQAAIDQELGRAVTVVDLFAHPTVRALARHLAASGPVAAPRPETAPAGLDRARQQAQRQRAARGARRSVRQRAQERKDRADG; translated from the coding sequence ATGTCAGTCCACGAGCACGAACGTCGGCCGCTGTCGGCTGCGCAGGAGGGTCTCTGGTTCGCCGGGCGGCTCGCGCCGCAGGCCGCCGCCTACAACACGGGGGAGTACGTGGAGATCCACGGCCCCATCGACCCCAGCCTGTTCGAGGCCGCGCTGCGCCGCACCGTCGCCGAGGCCGACACCTTTGCGTTGCGCTTCACCGATACCCCCGACGGCCCGCGCTGCGCGCAGGCCGCGGCTCCGGACGACTGGCCGCTGCACCGGGTCGACGTCAGTGCGGAACCCGATCCGGGAACCGCGGCCGAGGACTGGATCCGCCAGGACCTGACCGTACCCGTCGGCCTCACCTCGGGCCCGCCGTTCTCACACGCGCTGATCACCCTGGCCGCCGACCGGTTCATCTGGTTCCTGAAGGCACATCACATCGTCCTGGACGGCTACAGCTACAAGCTCGTCGCCCGCCGTCTCGCCGAGACGTACACCGCGCTGGCTGCCGGACGCGAACCAGAGCCGGCCGGATTCGAACCCGTGGACCGGCTAAAGGCCGAGGAGGCCGCCTACATCGCCTCGGAACGGCACGCACGCGACCGCGAGCATTGGGGGGCCCGGTTGGCCGAACTCCCCGATCCGGTACGGCTCGCCGGGCGTTCTGCCCCACCCGAGGCGCCCTTCCTGCGCAGTACACACGACCTGACGCCCGACGAGACCGACGCACTCGCTGCGGCCGCGGGCCGGCTGCGAGTCTCCCGCACCGACCTGCTGGTCGCCGCGATCACGGCGTATGTGCACCGCATGACCGGCGCGGAGGACCTGGTCCTCGGCCTAGCCACCATGAGCCGACTGGGATCGGCGGCGCTGCGTACGCCGGGCACGGCCTCGGACGTCCTGCCACTGCGGGTGACCGCCCACCCCACCAGCTCGGTCGGGGACCTCACCAAGACCGTGGCCGAAGAACTGCGCGCGCTGCGGCGGCACCAGCAGTACCGCGGCGAGTTCCTGCGCCGCGACCTCGGGCTGCTGGGCGCAGGGCGCCGCCTGCACGGGCCGGTGGTGAACATCGTGCCGTTCTCCGAGGACCTGGTCTTCGCCGGCCATCCCACGACCTCCCACCACCTGTCCGGCGGCGCGGTGGACGACCTGCAGATCAGTGTGCGGCCGGCGGCCGAGGCGGGTGGTCTGTGGCTCGCCTTCGACGCCAATCCCGCGGTCTACCAACAGCGTGAACTCGACACACATCTGGAGCGGTTCCGGCACGTACTGCACCACCTCGCAAAAGCTCCCGCGCAGTTGCCGCTCGCCGAGATCGCCCTCTTGCTGCCCGGCGAGGAACCGGAGACCGCACCCGCACGTACCTACTCCATCACCACCACCCTCACCAGGCGCTTCGAGGAACAGGCAGCCCGGGTGCCGCACGCACCGGCAGTCACCTTCGAGGGCGAGAGCCTGGAGTACACCCGTCTCAACACCGAGGCCAATCGGCTGGCGCGACTGCTGGTGGAGCGCGGCGCCGGACCTGGCAGGGTCGTCGCGCTCGCCCTCCCCCGTGGGATACGGCTGGTCGTGGCCCTGCTCGCCGTTCTGAAGACGGGAGCCGCGTATCTGCCGCTCGACACCGGGCACCCCGCCGAGCGGCTGCGGCTGGTCACCGAGGACGTCCTGCCTACGGTACTCGTCACCGACACGGACACCGTGGGGACGCTCCCCGTGCTCCCCGTCCCCACCGTCGTCATGGACGCCGCGCAGACCGCCGATGCTCTCAGCGGCCGGCCGGGCGGTAATCTCACGGACGCAGAGCGCACCGGGCCCACCGGCCCCGGTGACATCGCGTACATCATCCACACCTCGGGCTCCACCGGCCGCCCGAAGGGTGTACCGGTCCCGCATGCGAACGTGCTGCGGCTGTTCGCCTCCAGCGCGGAGCACTTCGCATTCGGTGAGGGCGACACCTGGACGCTGTTCCACTCCTACGCCTTCGACTTCTCGGTGTGGGAGATCTGGGGTCCGCTGCTGCACGGCGGGCGGCTCGTCGTCGTTCCGCACTCCGTCAGCCGTTCGCCGCGCGAGTTCCTCACACTGCTGCGGGCCGAACGGGTCACGGTCCTCAACCAGACGCCCTCCGCGTTCGAGCAGCTGATGCAGGCGGACCTGGACGGCGAGCCGGGCGCCCCGGCGCTGCGGTACGTGGTGTTCGGCGGCGAGGCGCTGCAGCCACAGCGGCTGCGGCCGTGGGCGGACCGGTACGGCCTCGACGCCCCGGAACTGATCAACATGTACGGGATCACCGAGACCACCGTGCACGTCACCTTCCAGCGGCTGACCCGCGCCCACCTCGACGATCCGCGCCGGCCCAGCGTGATCGGCGCTCCGCTCGCCGACTTGTGCGTCCACCTGCTCGACGCGGCGGGCAAGCCGGTGCCACCGGGCGTCACCGGCGAGATGTACGTGTCCGGTGCGGGGCTCGCCCCCGGCTACCTCGGCCGGCCGGAGCTAACCGCCGAGCGGTTCGTCGACGACCCGTTCGGGCCGCCGGGCAGCCGGATGTACCGTACGGGTGACCTCGCCCGGCGCACGCCCGACGGCATCCTGGAATACGTCGGGCGCGCCGACGAGCAAGTGAAGATCCGCGGCTTCCGCATCGAACCGGGCGAGGTCCAGGCCGTACTGGCCGAGCACACCGGGGTGGCCCGGGCAGCTGTGGTCGCGCGCCCTGGGGCGGACGGCGACGCACAGCTCGTCGCCTACGCCGTTCCCGCCGACGGACACCGGCCCCGCCCCGCGGAACTGCGCACCCACCTGGCCGAACGGCTACCCGGCCACATGGTCCCGGCGGCCTGCGTACTGCTCGACGCACTGCCGCTCACGGCGAACGGCAAGCTCGATGTCCGGGCACTGCCCGAGCCGGAGTTCACCGACGCAGCGGCCGGACAGCGGCCTTCGACCCCCGAACAGGCCCTCGTGTGCCGCCTGTTCGCCGAGGTTCTGCGGCTGCCCGCCGACGCGGTGGGGGTGAGCGGCAACTTCTTCGACCTGGGCGGACACTCACTGCTCGCCGTACGCCTGCTGGCCCGACTGCATGCCGAGACCGGCCGGGAACTGCCGATCAGCGTGCTCTTCGACACACCCACGCCCGCCGCCCTGGCGGTCCGGCTCGCTGAGGAAGCAGGCCGAGCGCCCCGGCTGCCCGCTCTGGATGCGCGGGAGCGTCCCGCCCGGGTTCCGTTGTCCTTCGCCCAGGAACGGATGTGGTTCCTGAACCGGCTGGACGGCTCGGCAGCGACGTACAACATCCCGCTCGCCGTGCCCCTGGAACACGAAGTGGATGTGACGGCCCTGCGGGCGGCGCTCGCCGACGTCGTGGACCGGCACGAGAGTCTGCGGACGGTGTTCGTGGACGACGGACAGGCGGCGCGGCAGCGGATCCTGCCGCCCGGCCGAACCCGGCCCGAACTACGGATCGTGGACTGCCCGGCCGAGGAGGTCGCCGCGCAGGTGACGGCCGCCGCCCGCCACCCCTTCGACCTGACCCGCGACGGCGCGCTGTGGGCCGCACTGGTCGGCACGGGCTCCACGCGAACCCTGTTGCTCGTCCTGCACCACAGCGCGGCCGACGGCTGGTCGCTGCGGCCCCTCGCCGACGATCTCAGCGATGCCTACGAGGCGCGCCGGGAAGGCCGGGTCCCGCACGGCAAGCCGCTGCCGGTGCAGTACGCCGACTACGCGCTCTGGCAACGCGAGGCCCTGTCAGCCGCACTCGACGGGCCGGGGCGCCTCGCGCAACTCACGGCGTTCTGGCGGAAGGCCCTGGCCGGTCTGCCCGCCGAGACCACGCTGCCCGCGGACCGGCCGCGGCCCGCCGTCCGGGCAAGCGAAGGCGCCCATGTGACCGCTTCGGTGGGCGCCCCTGTGCACCGCGGACTGCTCCGACTGGCCGAGTCGGAAGACGTCACCCTGTTCATGGTGCTGCACGCCGCCGTGGGGGCCCTGCTCTGCCGCTGGGGCGCGGGCGACGACCTGGCGATCGGCACCCCGGTGGCCGGACGGTCCGAGCCGGCGCTGGACGACGTGATCGGGCTCATCGCCAACACCCTGGTGTTGCGCACCGACGTCTCGGGCGACCCGGACTTCCCCGAACTCCTGGCCCGCACCCGGCGGTTCGACCTCGCTGCGCTGGACCACCAGGAGCTGCCGTTCGACCTGCTGGTCGACGCGCTGAACCCGCCCCGACACCCTGGACGACACCCCCTGTTCCAGGTCATGTTGGCCCTGCAGAACAACGAGCCGGCCGTGCTGCGTCTCGGCGGGCAGCACGCTGCTCTGCGGCCGACCGCGACCGGCACCGCCAAATTCGATCTCTTCGTCGACGTCCTCGAGCGGCGCGACGAGCACGGCGCGCCCAAGGGGCTCGATCTCCATGTCGAATACGCCACGGACCTGTTCCTCGCGGAGACCGCAGCAGGTTTCACCGAGGCGCTGTCGGCGGTCCTGGAGGTGGTGTGCGCCGACCGCGCGGTGCGGGTGAGCACCCTGCCCGCTCCCCCGCCGCGCGTCGCTGCCGGACAGCCCGGGGCACAGGACGACCTGGCGACGAGAGCGCTCGGTGTCTCGGGGGTCCGTGACGCGGTCGCCCTGGCGCCGGACGCCCTGTACGTGGTACCCGGGCGCGGGGGCGTCGCCGACCAGGTGGAGCAGGCGTTCGCCGGAGCACGCGTCACCGCCGTCAACGCGTTGCCCCGTACTCCGGACGGCGCCCTGGACAGCGACGCGCTGCGCGCCCTGCCACTGGTCGACGGCACCGAGGCCGTTCACTGGAAGCAGGAGTTCGCCGGCCTCACGGGCGTCCGTGAGGCGGCCGTGCAGGTGGAAGAGATTCCCGAAGAGCTGGGCCGCATCCACACCGGTCCTGCACGCACGGCGGCGCACGAGGAGCCGGAGGCACCGCTGCCGACCGGCTCGGTCCCGGCCCTGAGTGAGGGCAGCCCCCTCCCTGAGCCTTCGGTGTCCACCTGGGCGCAGGCCCTCACCCGGGCCGCTGCTGCCGGACCGCACGGTGAGATCGTGCATGTGCGCGCCGACGGCAGCGAGACCCGTCGCAGCTACGACTCCCTCGCCGAGGAAGCCTCCCGGGTCCTGGCGGGACTGCGCCGCCAGGGTCTGCGCCCCGGTGACCAGGTGATCCTGCAGTGTTCCGACACCGAGGACTTCGTGGCCGTCTTGTGGGGCTGCATCCTGGGCGGGTTCGTCGCCGTGCCCCTGACCGTGCCCGGTTCCTACGCGGTGCCCTCGGCCGCCGTCACCAAGCTGGAGGGCATCTGGCGGATGCTGCACCGGCCATGGATCGTCGCCTCACCAGCCGATGCGGCCGGGCTGCGCGCACTGGCCGACCGCGACGCCTGGCCGGACCTGCGGCTGACGACCGCGGATGCCCTGCGCGAGGCACCCGAGGACCACGACTGGCACCGGGCGCGGCCGGACGACCTGATCCTCATGCTGATGACCTCGGGCAGCACCGGGCTACCCAAGGCCGTGCGGGTCACCCACCGGGGTGTGCTGACCCGCTCCGCGGCGACCGAGGCGATGAACCGGCTCAGCCAGCACGACGTCAGCCTCAACTGGATCCCGCTGGACCATGTCACCGGCGTGGTCATGTTCCACCTGCGCGACGTGTACCTCGGGTGCCGGCAGGTCCACGCGCCCACCTCCTGGATCCTCCAGGACCCCCTGCGCTGGGCCGACCTGGCCGACCGGCACCGGGTGACCGTCACCTGGGCGCCCAACTTCGCCTTCGGGCTCTTCGCCGAACAGGCCCACCGGTTCGCGGGGCGCACCTGGGACCTGTCGCCCATGCGGCTGGTGATGAACGCGGGCGAAGTGGTGGTGGCCTCCGCCGCGCGCCGCTTCCTGCACGTGCTGCGCCCGTTCGGCCTGCCACAGGACGTCATGCACCCGGGCTGGGGCATGTCGGAGACCTGCTCGGTGGTAACCGACAGCGTCCTTCCCGACCAAGCCCCGGATCACGACGAGTCGTTCGTCAGCTGCGGGCTGCCGTACCCCGGCTTTGCCATGAGGATCACCGGAGACCGGGACACCCTGCTCACCGAGGGTGAGGTCGGGCGGCTCCAGGTACGCGGCACCTCGGTGACCCCGGGTTACCACGACAACGCGAAGGCCAACGCCGAGTCGTTCACCGGGGACGGCTGGTTCGACACCGGCGACCTGGCCTTCCTCCGGGACGGCGAGCTGTACATCACCGGCCGTGCCAAGGACGTCATCATCGTCAACGGCGTCAACCACTACAGCCATGAGATCGAGGCGTGCGTCGAGGAACTGTCCTGCGTAGTACGGAGTTTCACGGCCGCGGTCGCGGTGCGCAGCGATCCTTCGGCAACCACCGACGAACTGGCCCTGTTCTTCCGCCTCGCCGAGGGCGAAGACCCGGCCACGGCCCTGCGCGAGATCGGCGGCAAGGTGACCCGGGAGAACGGTGTCTCCCCGGCCTTCCTCGTCCCGGTCGTCGCCGAGGACATCCCCAAGACGGAGATCGGGAAGATCCAGCGCACCAAACTGCGCAAGAGTTTCGAGGCGGGCGACTTCGACGAGGCGGTCCGCGCGGCGCAACTGCTGCTGGGCACGGCGGCCACTCTGCCCGACTGGTTCCTGCGCCCGGTGTGGCAGCGGGCCGACGCCCTGCACCCGCCCCTCCCCGCCCGGGGCAGGCACACCCTGGTGCTCGGTGACTCGGTAACGGCCGTGGACATCGTCGAACGCCTGCGCACCTCGGGCGGCTTGTGCACGCTGGCCGCCGAGGGGCCGGCGTACGAACGGATCGACGCCGCCACGTACCGCGTGGGGCCGGACGGCTTCGGCTCACTGCTGGACGCGCTCGCTGGTGACGAGCGTACGCCGGACGCCGTGCTGTACCTCGCCGCCGCATCAGCGGAACCCGCCGAGACCTTGCTGGCCCTCGCCCGCGCGTTGATCGGCCGGCACGACCCGCACCGCCCCCTGCCCCTGCTGTTCGCGACGTCGGGCGCACAGGCAGTCACCGCACAGGACCGGCCGGGGTGGACTCATGCCACGGCCGTGGGGTTGCTCAAATCGCTGCGGGAGGAACAACCGTGGCTGCGGCCGGTTCATGTCGACCTGCCTCCGGGCGGCGCGCCGGACGCCGGCGTGCTGCTCACCGAGGCCGCGTCCACGCCCGTGGACACGGAGGTCGCCTACCGGAACGGACAGCGGTACGTGCGCCGTCTGGCGCCGCTGCCCGACCCGCTTCCGTCGCGCACCCCACCGGCCGACGCGGGCTTCCACCTGGTCACCGGCGGCCTGGGCGGTGTGGGCACGGAGCTGGCGGAGCACCTCCTCAAGACCCCGGGGGCGAAGGTGTTGTTGCTCGGACGCTCCGCGTCCGGCGAGCCCGGTCGCTGGGGTGGACCGGGCAACGTACGGTACGCCGCGGCGGACGTCACCGACGCCGCTCAGGTGCGGTCCGCGGTCCGGGAGGCCGCCGAGGCCTGGGGCGTGCCGCTGACCTCGGTGCTGCACCTCGCGGGCACCTTCGACGAGCGGCCGGTGCACGACCTGGATCCGATCGGCTGGCGGGCGGCGCTGGAGGCGAAGGTGCGGGGCGCGCTGATCCTGCACCAGATCGCGGCGGAGCACCCGGTGGACTCCTTCATTCTGTTCTCCTCCGTCAACGGATACTTCGGCGGTGCGATGAACGCGGCGTACGCAGCCGCCAACGCCTTCCTCGACGCTCTGGCCGTGCACCGGCGTAGCCTCGGGCTGCCCGGTCAGAGCCTGGCGTGGAGCATGTGGCGGGAGCGAGGTATGAGCCGCGGGTACGGTCTCGCCCCGCTCACCGAGGCCCGCGGCTACCGCGTACTGGACCCGGCAGCGGCGCTGCGCTCCTTCGACTTCGCGCGCTCCCTCGACGAGCCACACCTGTTGATCGGCGCGGACCGGACGGCACCGTGGGTCCGCAGCCATGTCGTGGCCCCCGTACGGCAGGTACGCCGACTCGCGGCGCGGGTGGCCCTCGACGAGGGCACCGACCTGGGTGCCCTGTACCTCGCGGCGACCCGCGGCGCGCCGGCCGGTACCCGGGTGCTGAGATCCGCGGGTACTGCTCAGCAGCGGTCGGCCGGCGCAGAGGACGGCCAGGACCTCCAGCAGTTGGAAGCACTGCTCGCCGACGTGTGGTGCACCGTGCTCGGCCGCGACCGGGTGGACCGTGACGAGAACTTTTTCGATCTGGGGGGCAACTCCCTGCTCCTGGTGGGCGCGCAGGCGGCGATCGACCAGGAACTGGGGCGCGCGGTCACGGTGGTGGACCTTTTCGCGCATCCGACGGTGCGCGCACTCGCCCGGCATCTCGCGGCCAGCGGCCCTGTGGCCGCGCCCCGGCCGGAGACGGCGCCGGCCGGCCTGGACCGTGCCAGGCAGCAGGCACAGCGGCAGCGGGCGGCGCGCGGCGCCCGTCGCTCCGTACG
- a CDS encoding phthiocerol/phthiodiolone dimycocerosyl transferase family protein, translated as MVSCALDGPVDTATLAAAFDSITAEGPTLLTRIVPAGSGHALALLPEDDRPRLRTRTGGEEAYTQELNDPLPVGGPLARATLVSTPEGERHLFVLVIDHVITDGHSAIALLNAVWDRYREYAGPARADRTASGPVSALPAPVSTLLPVTDPQVTAGYLQRRIDDTRGPVELLAYDVPTAGDGSREPHRIEVQRLLLDTGETGRLRRLARTAGVSVHGLVGAAVLIAARSRLDGTGPRALRCLSPVDLRSRLTPPLSPDVMVAAVTAHLSAVEVSDDSDPLELARQVGLGLRNFLDRGDHFQEMRIMPDAPRYPALQLGTVIVTNMGVVPGPRLPDGLRMTDIRLVPAREHYFPQAGRSPLMACVVSFDGCLAIEFPHHTACFSPAFTAELRDDVRATLLALAGEEQPVPVATA; from the coding sequence GTGGTGTCCTGCGCCCTGGACGGGCCCGTCGACACCGCGACGCTGGCCGCGGCGTTCGACAGCATCACGGCCGAGGGGCCGACCTTGCTCACCCGGATCGTCCCCGCCGGCTCCGGCCACGCCCTCGCGCTCCTGCCCGAGGACGACCGACCGCGGCTGCGTACACGGACCGGCGGGGAGGAGGCGTACACGCAGGAGCTCAACGACCCTTTGCCGGTGGGCGGTCCGCTGGCCCGCGCCACCCTCGTCAGCACCCCGGAAGGGGAACGTCACCTCTTCGTCCTGGTCATCGACCACGTCATCACCGATGGCCACAGCGCCATCGCCCTGCTCAACGCCGTGTGGGACCGGTACCGGGAGTACGCCGGGCCTGCCCGGGCGGACCGAACCGCCTCCGGGCCGGTCTCTGCCCTCCCGGCGCCCGTCAGCACCCTGCTCCCGGTCACTGACCCGCAGGTCACCGCCGGGTACCTGCAACGCCGGATCGACGACACCCGCGGCCCGGTGGAACTCCTCGCCTATGACGTGCCCACCGCCGGCGACGGCTCGCGCGAGCCGCACCGCATCGAGGTCCAGCGGCTGCTCCTGGACACCGGAGAGACCGGCCGGTTGCGCCGGCTGGCCCGTACCGCCGGTGTGTCCGTGCACGGCCTGGTCGGCGCCGCCGTCCTGATCGCGGCCCGGAGCCGACTCGACGGCACCGGCCCGCGCGCCCTGCGGTGCTTGTCCCCTGTAGACCTGCGCTCGCGCCTCACACCACCGCTGTCCCCGGACGTCATGGTCGCCGCGGTCACTGCCCACCTGAGCGCGGTGGAGGTGAGCGACGACAGTGATCCGCTGGAACTGGCCCGCCAAGTGGGCCTAGGGCTCCGGAACTTCCTTGACCGAGGCGATCACTTCCAGGAGATGCGGATCATGCCGGACGCCCCCCGGTATCCCGCGCTCCAACTCGGCACGGTCATCGTCACGAACATGGGCGTGGTGCCCGGGCCCCGGCTCCCCGATGGCCTGCGCATGACGGACATCCGCTTGGTGCCGGCCCGCGAGCACTACTTCCCCCAGGCCGGTCGGAGCCCCCTCATGGCCTGTGTCGTCTCCTTCGACGGGTGCCTCGCCATTGAGTTCCCGCACCACACCGCTTGCTTCAGCCCGGCGTTCACGGCGGAGCTGCGCGACGACGTCCGCGCCACGCTCCTCGCCCTCGCCGGCGAGGAGCAGCCCGTCCCCGTGGCCACGGCCTGA
- a CDS encoding RNA polymerase sigma factor: MKPENEPRARVAALVDRAQAGDHRAMNDLLTEITPYVARVCFSIAGDNGSDAVQEALLAIYRGLGSLREPAAFYGWIRAVTTREAVRTAKRLRDEAASLQVDSGPLENPLDAVHINDVLDRLSEPHRQVLALRFYGLNEDEMARTLSLPVGTVRSRLYRARRRFQEAWQPHAA, encoded by the coding sequence ATGAAACCCGAGAACGAACCCCGTGCCCGTGTCGCCGCGCTGGTGGACCGAGCCCAGGCCGGCGACCACCGGGCGATGAACGACCTGCTCACCGAGATCACGCCGTATGTCGCCCGGGTGTGCTTCTCCATCGCCGGTGACAACGGCTCCGACGCCGTCCAGGAGGCGCTGCTGGCCATCTACCGCGGCCTCGGGTCACTACGCGAACCCGCCGCTTTCTACGGCTGGATCCGTGCCGTCACCACCCGCGAGGCCGTCCGGACCGCCAAGCGGTTGCGCGATGAGGCGGCCAGCCTGCAGGTGGACTCCGGGCCGTTGGAGAACCCCCTGGACGCCGTGCACATCAACGATGTTCTCGACCGGCTCTCGGAACCGCACCGCCAGGTCCTCGCACTGCGGTTCTACGGCCTCAATGAGGACGAGATGGCAAGGACGCTGTCACTGCCCGTGGGCACCGTCCGCTCCCGCCTCTACCGGGCTCGCCGGCGATTCCAGGAGGCCTGGCAGCCGCACGCCGCCTGA
- a CDS encoding pyridoxamine 5'-phosphate oxidase family protein has product MNDAHVSCGVAERSTAYPGSRRSLLVERGEALRLLGSVSLGRIVFTRRALPAIRPVNHILDGGDIIVRTHEWTALATRMRTGAGCGVVVAYEADDIDPVTHLGWSVVAVGYVYPVTGREDLNRYSRLLQPWVEQPMDCAVRIRPEEITGLRLVA; this is encoded by the coding sequence CTGAACGACGCACACGTTTCCTGCGGGGTCGCGGAGCGGAGCACGGCATACCCAGGATCGCGCCGGTCTCTGCTCGTGGAACGTGGCGAGGCACTGCGGCTGCTGGGCAGTGTCTCGCTGGGGCGCATCGTCTTCACGCGGCGCGCGTTGCCCGCGATCCGGCCGGTCAACCACATTCTGGACGGCGGAGACATCATCGTGCGCACGCACGAGTGGACCGCCCTGGCCACCCGCATGCGCACCGGTGCCGGGTGTGGGGTGGTCGTGGCGTACGAGGCGGACGACATCGACCCGGTCACCCATCTGGGCTGGAGCGTGGTGGCCGTCGGATACGTGTACCCGGTCACCGGCCGGGAGGATCTCAACCGCTACAGTCGGCTGTTGCAGCCCTGGGTGGAACAACCCATGGACTGCGCGGTGAGGATCCGTCCCGAGGAGATAACCGGTCTCCGGCTCGTTGCCTGA